TCAGCATCATCGGATAAACCAAAGAAACATAAGAAAGCTCGGGCCATCGCCGCTTCGACTGAGAGTCGCCCGGCCACCAAGAGTGACCCGTGGGCGAGCTTGCGCCACAGTTACGATCATTAATTGTCTACTGAAGTTTTTTAAACCGCCGCTGCAAGCGCATCAATCAATCGCTCTACGCGAGACTGATCTACTTCATTGGTCCAGAGTCCGTCATATTTGAGCGAGCTGCCGACAATAAGCGCATCTGCATGTTTAGCAAGCTTTTTGATATTAGTCGTGTCAACTCCCGAACCGACTAAAACATGAGTGGCCACTCCAGCCCGCACGCTGCTCACTTCCTCTTCTTCCGGAGCATGGGCAGTGGCAGGTCCAGTCACTATCACTCCATCGGCTTTGAAGAACTCTGCATGTCTGGCCGTCTCGACTAGATTGATATCAGCTGTAATGGCATGCGAAGAATGTTTCTTCTTAATGTCAGCGAAGATTTTGATGTGCTCTGCCTTTAGAACCGCACGGCGGCGTATCAATTCAGCAGCACATGACTGATGCACTCCCTCGTCGCCGACATGAGCAAATACGAAACCTTCCACACGCAGAAAGTCCAGTCCTGCAGCCACTGCTACACCCAGTGCTTCCAGGTTGGCACCAGCCAATATCTGAATTCCTATCGGTAATACAGTCTCATATTTAATGGCATGAGCCACCACCGACATAGCTGCCGTGGTCTCAGGTTCTACGCGCCCTCTCAAATATGGAACATCATGCATGTTTTCGATAATCAATGCATCGACACCACCGTCTTTATATGCCATTGCATCGGAAAGAGCGGTTCCTAACACAGCTTCCATACTTCCACCGTATGCGGCAGAGCCAGGAAGTGGTGGCAAATGCACTACGCCTATCACTGAGCACTTTCTTCCAAACATTTATTGAACCTCTCAAGCCTTTCTAGTTAACGGACCAATCCAGCAGTAAAGCGCGAACAGGCGATGCCTCCAATTCCATAAACTTCAGCGGCGCTGCCACAAGAAAATATTCGCCGCATGCCGCAGCGGTCAAATCCAAATTTTCCAGCCAGTAAATGTCTTTAGCAAGCAGGCTGTGATGAGCACAGAGTGTCTTGGACTCGATGTGATCAACTGAAGGGCTATCGAGACCTACCAGTCTTGTACCCCGCTTAGCCAGCCATTCGACCAGCTCAGTAGAAAGAAACGAATAACTTTCCTCGAACACATGGTACCGCAATTGGTGACTGGTGCGAATCAGCAATCGTACAGCTTCAGTCTTCAAATGTTTCTCGACGTGTTCTGGTTTGATCGCGCCAACGAAAGGTGCGATATCAATGACCTCGGCCGGACCAATGAAGGCGTCGAGAGGCATCGTGCCGGCAGTCTCTTGCTCACCAGTCATGGAACCACGCACGTGGACCGGCGCATCGACGTGAGTGCCGACGTGCGGGCTCATTTTCAAAGCCGTTAAATTGATCACATTGCTTTGTTCATAGGAAACTGTCACTTCACGGCTAAAGGGTGTATCACCAGGAAAGCAGGCAGTGTCACTTTTAATCGGCTGTGAGATATCAACGATACGAAAGGGTTTGGAGAGCAAGTCGTAAATTTGATGCATGCTTACACCACTCATACCGGTGACGATACTGAAATCTCAAAATCGAAGTTGGATTTGATGTGGTCTTTGCGCACGGGCGGTCCGATGTGGGCTTTGTCTCGCTTGTGCTTGAGCAAATCAAGCTGGCGGAACAGCTCCTTCACCAGTGCCTGCATATGGCGCGTTTCGTTACCGGACGACAGCTTCACCAATATGCCGAGTCCATGAGGATATTTTTTGTTCGGAGCGATTCCGATGCCGAGTAATCCGTCTGCACCTTCTTTAGCGACGAGCGGCACTTCATCGACATTGGCGAACAGCCCCGACATCAACCGCGAATCGAATCGCTCCACCCCGCCAATCACCTGCGGATGGCCCCGCATCAACTCTCCCAATTCGGACAGTTGCAAAACACGCTGATTGGAGGAATCATAACCACACGCCAACTTGAGATAAGCGGCGGCCATCTCTTTAGGTGTCAATGCAAAATTGGGAAGCTGGCAACCATCAGTGGTGGCAAAATTAAAATCATCGAGCGGTCGATGGGTCATATCCGAAAGCAATTCCTTCAGTGGCTGAAAGTGCTCACCGGTGGGGTCTGCGTAACTTTCCAGATCTTTTCCAGTCGCTTTCAAAGCCAACAAATAACCAAAGTGCTTACCGCTGCAATTGTGATACAGCGAACTGGGCGGCTTGCCTTCAACTTTCAGGGCGATGCGCATTTCATTTGCCAGCGGATAAGTAGCAGGACATCGCAACAGATGATCGGACACGCCACCTATCTTCATGATCTCATCGAGCAGCTTCAGATGCGCAGCTTCAGCACTATGCGACGACATCATCAAAGTGAGATGCGATTCGCTCAGTTGAGGGTAATTGTCGACCACTTCCTTAAAGTGACTCAACAGTTGCCACGGCTTGAGGAGCGAACGGCTCCACAACATGTAATTGACATCTCCATGGCTAAGAAGCGAGCGAGTGTCGCCGCTTGCTGTCCCCTCGACAACGGAGATAATGCCGTAAACTTGAACTTCTGTTATTCCGCTTCGCTCAATGGTGTAGAGAGACTGCCACGGGGTTACGCTTGAATTTAGATCTGTCATGCATTAATCATCTCGTTAAAATGCCTGACGGTAAAGCAAAATGCTCAGGTTCGAAATAAATAATCACTGCAGTCAGGTATTCAAGAGACAAGTTCAAAGCTGGATGCAATAGAAAGCCAGATGTGCATCCAATACAAGTTCTGCAGCTAGTTCATCCAACACAAGTTCAGAACCAGATCCAACACAAGTTCAGAACTACATCCAACACAATCAAAAGTGCATCCAATCAGTTACTGATGGCTTCTTACTGAACGACGGCAATTCTTCCAGCGGTTGAAAAGTATTAGGCTTAATCAGTGGGTCGGCCCAGGGAGATGTGGTCCGTCCCGCGCCAGATAGGCTCGGCATAGCAGGATTGAAAGATTGCAAGGCTGGATTTGTTGTTCCTCCGGTGAACCCGTTTTCCAGCTTGGGTAAATGAAACTGAACTGTCGTATCAGCAACAAAAGCGGGGCGCGACGTAGCAGGCGAACTTTCGGAGGTAGGCGAAGTCGTGCCGATGAATGATGTGCCGATGCCACTACCATTGCCACCAAGAGAATGACGCGTCGGGTAACTGATGTTACTTTCCTGAGTTGCGTTGATGCCGTATGCTTCGCGAGCACCAGCCGGAGGAGAAAACACAGTTCCGTTACCCACAGTTTGACTGAAAACAGGAGAGGCAACGCCTGACCAACCAAACAAAAACAACAACAGACTTAGCTTGAACTTCATTCACCACCTGCCGCACTATGCTTTCCAGCTTTCTCGATCTCTTCCTTACTTGCTGCTTTGGCAATCAAACGCGTACCTGTCTTGAGTTCGTCAGTAGCCTTCAATGCGACCATATCTCCAGCGTGCAGATTTCCAGAAATTTCGACTTCCTCATCCATAGTCAAACCTTTTTGAACGTCAATTCGTTCACTAACATTATCCTTTACCCGAATAACAAATGTGCCTTTGAGGTCAGATACGACTGCTGAGGAAGGCACGAACAGTGTCTGGTAGGGTCGTGAGACAAACCAGTGAACGGTCGCAAACATGCCAGGCTCAAGTTCACCACTGGAGTTGGACACGTCCAGTTCAACCGGCATTGTTCGTGTCGAGCTATCCAGTGCATAGCCCGGTCGGGCTACAGTACCGTAAAAATTTCGTCCGATGAAGGCAGGCACGCTAAACTCCACTTTCTGGCCAACCTTAGTACCGGAAACTGAATCTTCTGGCACTGCCACAACAAGACGAAGATGATCCTTTTCCTGAACACGCACCAGAGGCGGTGCATCACGTCCTGTACCGATAGCAACAATGCTGCCGTTATGAACATTTCTTTCAGTCACTACACCATCGAAAGGGGCACAAATGGTCAAATAACCTCTCATGTCACGGACAGAGTTGAGAACCTGACGAGCCGCCTGCACATTGTGACTTTCCGCCAGCACCAGATTTTGCGCGCCGGTTACCTCTTGTTTCACCGATTCGACGCGAGCACGATCAGACTCATAGGCCTTAGCTTGTACATCAACTTCGTTCTGTGCGACCGCCCCCGGAGTCTTGGCTGCTTGCTGCAAGCGGCTTAAGGTCAACTGATCCGCATCTGCTCTTGCCTGTGCTTCAACGAGTTTCGACTTCGTGGCGTCCAGAGTTGCTTGAGCCTGCCGATACGACGACTGTGCGGCAGACAATTTTGCTTCCGCTTCTTTAACTTTTTCGTTCAACTCTGGACAAAAAATGGTAATCATCGGTTGACCTTTTTTGACAAAAGAGCCGCGATCAACTGTTATGGACTTTATGTAGCCTTCGACTTTCGCATGCACAGGTACGTTCTGATAAGCAACAAGCTCACCAGGCAGATTCAACTTATGTGAGAGCATCTCCGACTTAACAGGCACCACAGGAACTGTGGGTAACTGAGCCACATGATGTTCCTTGCCGGCTTCACTGCCTTCGGATTTAACGGACTCGGCGTTAGAGTTGCCTGATGGTGCCTGTTGTCTATTTCCCCCGCATGAAGTCAGAAGCGTCAATGACAAGATCGTCATCGCAGCAGCTTTGCCAATATCGCTCTTCAAGTAATACACTCTAAAACGCTCCTGCAGTTTGTTCTTCTCTAGCCAGCTGAGTGTGATTCTCGTCCGACTCCTCTGGGTTATCTTCCGGTAAAAGTGACACGGTCTTCCGCGATGCTTTTTTCTGAACCAGTGCATAGACGAGAGGCAGCACCAGCAGCACGGCATTTGTCGACACCAACAATCCACCAATTACAGCTCGCCCGAGCGGCGCGGTTCTGTCTCCACCTTCGCTCATTCCGAGCGCCATCGGCACCATACCGGCAATCATAGCAATACTGGTCATCATCACGGGTCGCAATCGTGCACCAGCACCGGTGATTGCGGCCGTTTTCGCCGAGATGCCGAGCGCTCTGCGCTCTTCCGCGAACACTATTACGAGAATGCTATTAGCCACGCCGACACCCGTGGCCATGATCGCCCCCATAAACGATTGCACATTGAGCGTAGTGTGGGTGAGGAACAGAGCCAACAATGCACCAAAGAGGATGGCTGGAACCACAGACACAATAATGAATGCAAGAGCCATTGATTGAAAGAACGAGACCAGGAGCAAGAAAATTGCCACGATCGCAAAGAGGATACCAAGACTCAAAGCAACGAATGTTTCATCCATCGTGGGCACTTGACCGCGCACATGAACCTTCACTCCTCTTGGTGGTTTCCCCAGACTGTCAATCGCCTTGCGCACATCCTCAGCTGCACCGCCAAGATCTTCACTGGCAAGATTGGCTGAAATGGAAACAGTTCGACGCATGTTGTAATGGTCATATTCACCAGGCATGGTGCCAAAAGTAACCTTTGCTACATCACGCATGAACGGGCCGGCATAGCTGCCTGTCTTAATCGGGATGGCACCAACGGCTTCAAGAGAGTTCAAATCTCCCTGCGGGACCTGCACTTGAACCTGATAAGACAAACCACTTTTCGGATCACGCCAGTACATCGGCGTGACAAACCGACTGGAGTAAGTCGACGAAACCAGTGCATGCCCGACATCACGGACACTGACTCCCAGTTGTCCAGCCCTGACACGATCGACATCGACCTGCAGAGTTGGATAATCGAGAGGCTGAACGATGCCTACATCACGCAGACTTTTGACGTCCTTCAGCTTATCGAGAACCTTACGAGCAAAATCGGTGACCTCACCGTACCTGGGTCCATCAACATCGACCTGAATCGGAGTGGAAGCGCCAAAGTTCATAACTTTATTGACGATGTCACCAGCTTCGAAGGTAAAATCGCAATCCGGGAAATCAGCCTTAAATTGCTTACGAAGCTGCTCTTCCAGTGGTTTGATCTGTACTTTCGCCTCATCCTTGAAAGATACGAGCATAACTGCTTCCTGTGGTCCGCTCGTCCACATATAGGCATTGCTGATGGCATAAGAAGGCGGTTGCGAGCCAACGTAGCTGATTGAAACTTCCACATTGTCTGCTCCGACATCATCTTGAATCGTTTTCAATACGCTGGTGGCAATTTCTTCAGTCTTCTCGAATCTCGTTCCCACAGGTGCTTTCAGGCGCAATTGAAAACCTTTCGGGTTTCCAGCTGGAAAAATTTCGCGGCCCAGTGTCGGGTAAATTAGAACTGAACTCAAACAAGCCAGGACGAAAACGATCAGAATAACCGGACGAATGCCAAATAAACGAATCAACACTCGTTGATAACGTCCGCGGATGCGCTCCATCAGATCAGGCTTGGGAGGATGATGCTTCGGGTACTTGCTGACAGGCTCAGCTTCCGTGTGTTCAAAATGCTTGTGGTGCGGGACATGTCCATCAAGTCGCTCTTCTATCAAATCTTGAATGTGTTCTTCACGAGATTCATCGACATGTACTTTATGGCTCTTGAGCAGCCAGCCGCACATGATCGGTACAAACGTTCCGGATAGTAGGTATGAAGCAAACATGGCCAATCCAACCGCCAGGCTGAGCGGCACAAATAGAGATTTAGTCGGGCCGACCATGAAAAATGATGGTGTAAAAACAGAGACAACAGATAGCATCGCCAGTAATCGAGGCACCACAACTTCCAGAGAGGCAAAGTAGATACCTGGTAGCAGTGGACGCCCGAGACTCAAATGGCTATGAATATTCTCAATTGTCACAGTTGCTTCATCTACCAGAATACCTACGGCAAGCGACAGACCACTGAGCGTCATCAAATTTATAGTTTGTCCGGAAGCCCAGAGTCCCACCACTGCGGCCAGCAAGGCGAATGGAATGTTGAGCACCACGATAAGCGAGCTTCTGAAATCGCGCAGAAACAGCAGTACTACGCCTCCAGTCAAAAGCGCACCGATGCCACCTTCAATTAGAAGACCAATCAAAGCCTCCGTCACGTATACGGATTGATCGAACTCAAAGGAAACTTTGATGTCCTTAGGCAGCAGATCTTGCATGTAGGGGACCTTCTCTTTAACGCCGTTTACAACAGCGAGAGTTGATGCACTAGCCTGCTTTGAAATTGCCATATAAACAGTTCGGCGACCGTTTACCAGGGCGTAACCGGTGAGAATATCGGTGGTGTCCTTGACAGATGCAATATCGCGCAAGAAGACATTTTGCGTACCTGACTTATTCTGAAGCGGAATGTCTCCCAGGCTCTGGATATCCGTCACAATGGAATTGATGGAAGCCATCCGTTGCATATCGCCGGTGCGCACAATACCTGATGGCATAATCGCATTGCCGTCATTAATTGCCCGCACCACATCATCGATATTGAGATGGTATTCGGCTAATTTCCTGGAATTGATGGTGACGACAATCGAACGCTGATTTCCGCCAAAAGGTGGGGGCGTGGATACACCCGGAGTAGTAGAGACGACCGGGCGGATACGAGAATAGACCAGGTCTTGAATCTGACCAAGATTCTCTGTCTCGCTGGAGAATACCAAATAACCAACCGGTACGCTACCAACGTCATAACGCAAGATGAAAGGCGTCACCGTGCCTGGTGGCATATAGGCTCTGGATCTTTCCACCTGCGCAACAACCTGCGCCATTGCGTCAGCCATATCAGCGCCCGGCTGAAAGTATACGTCCATGATCGCCGCGCTCTGAATTGAGCGAGACGAAACATGATCAACACCGCTGATATAGAAGAAGTGCTGCTCATAGAAGGTGACCATGTAACCTTCCATCTGAGAAGGGTCCATACCGCCATAAGGCTGAATAACTGTGACTCGAGGCAAATCGATAGTGGGGAAGATATCCACCTTCATGCGAGTGATGGCAAGCACAGCAAATAAAACAGTGGCTGCCACCACAACCATCATGGTGATAGGTCGTCCCATTGCCAGTCGAATCAGCCACATGATTTAAAGACCCTTTTGAATACGATCAGACTCAGATAGAAGTGGTCTCAGGTCGCCATGCGAAGATGCCACGGAGAGAAGTGCTCTCCAGACACCGACTTTGGCAATTGCATCTTGAACTCTAGACTGGGCAAGCACCTCATTAGCTTGCGCAACCTGGGCAACGGAACCTAGCCCGGTGCGGTAACGCGCTTCAGCCTGCTGTGTGGCTACTTCCGAAGCGTGCACCTGCACAGGCATATTCTCAGCCAATGCTAACGCTGCTTTGACGCGAGCGCGGGATTGTAGATCTTGCGTGCGCAGATTTTGCAGAACCAGATTTGATTCTTGTTGCTGCTGGTAGATACGCTCCTGCTGTACCTTTTTCTCCTGGTGCAGCCTGAAGATGTCGAGGAAGTTCCAGTTGATGATCAATGCCAGTTGATAGTTAGGAATCACAGGCAGTGCGCCAGCAAGATTAGTTGACTGCATCTTGCCTGGAATGGTCGGACTGAGAGCCGAACTGCGGAAGTTGAAACCTCCTAAAAGATGAAATACCGGGTAGTACTCTTTATCAAGGACCTTTTTCTGTGCAATAGCAGAAAGAACAGTAGCGTTGGCAGCCTGCAGTATCGGCACTTCTTCGAAGACCGGGGTGGTTCGCTGAATTTGCGCGGGCTCGGCTCTATCAGCAATTCCAGTGGAATCAATATCGACAAGCCTGCCGCCCAGACCCATCGAGTTAGCCAGGTTTGCAAAAGCAAGATCACGCGACATCTCGGCCCGAACCAGATCGTTGCGAGCGTTGGCTAATTGAGCCAGGGCCAGCGATTCATCAGCACCGGGTTTAAGAGAAGCATTCACCTGCGCCTCGACTATTTTGCTAAATTGCTCAAAGGAGCGAACGTTTTGTTCAGCAGCCTTAACCTGCTGAATAGCAATGACACTATCTAAAAATGCATTCGCCGTGGTCAGACCCACATCCAATTCAGTCGCGTTGTAGTTTGCCTTTGTTTGCGCGGCCAATCGTTTCGCTAGTTGAATACGGGCTTTATGCAAACCGAAATCAAGCGGTGCCCAGTCAAGGCTTACACCGGCAGCACTGAACAGATAAGGAGATAGTGTGCTGGTATCCTTTGCCGGTCCAGAAATTGCAGGGAACACCGGGCTACCGAAGAAGACTTGCGTCAGCTTGTTGTGACTGGCGTACAGTTCCTGATACTGCAACAGCGAATCTGGCATGTATTCCGTCAGTTTTTGCACGGTGACATTACGCTCTGCAGCACGGATCTGAGATTTGCCCTTGAGAATGTTCGGATAATTATTTTGAGCATATTCAACGGCACCACGCAGAGTGAACGGTTTATCAATGACAGTCTGTTCAATGCGAGGTTTTAAAAAGATTGGCTCAGCCTTGTCTTTACGAGGAGACGGAGTCGATGAATCGGACAGGGGCGCAGCCGGCTGTGACAAGCTGACAGGCTGACTGCCACTGGAACCCATCTTCAAACGAAGATCGGCAGCTCCATTCGAACTAAGCGGGTTGACCGTTCCAGTAGGAGCATTCAGAGATTCATTGGCATGATCACTCGGCATAACTTGAGAAGGGTTCCGCAGGCTGCCAGGTGCAGCAGGTTCACCAAGTCCAGTTAGACCGGAATTTTCTGCCAGGCACGCATTCGGAAATAAAGCCAGCACAAGTGATGAAGTGTAAGAAAGAATGGCAAAAACTGTCTTACGGATACTGTCATGTGAATAACAGGAGAGACGCCGCTCTCCTGGCCCAATAGGACAGTCAATCACATCTGAGAATGCGCTGGAAGCCGTAAATTCTGCCGGTTTAGTCACTTTTATTTCAGAGATTACACGCAAACTCTTGGCGAATTATAGCTCAGCGAATTCACTGAAGAGGATCACAAAGAAGGAGAGTGGCCCGCCTCCTTTCTTGCGTTTGCGATTAAGTATCCGGGATCTTAACGAGTACTTTAGGCAACGTCGCTAAGGTATACTGCACTCCAATGCGCGAGCCATACTCTTCGACTATATTAGTACGATGCGGCTCTGAATGTGTGCAAGTTTCGTGCAAGGCAAACGGTCCCAAATCGAGTGGCCAAGCATTACAAAATCAAGCTCTGCCCGGATCTTTGACACGTTCGACAAGAATTTCTGAGGCAGGAAACGTGACAATAAACTTTGAGCCTTTGCCTAAAACACTTATCACATTGATGGTACCACGGTGTGCTTCAGCAATCGCTTTGACAATGGCAAGACCCAGTCCTGAACCACCGGAAGCGCGACTTCGGCTCTTATCGACGCGATAGAATCGCTTGAAGATATCCTCAAGCGAACTTTCAGGAATTCCGATGCCTGTGTCTTCGACAATGATCTTGACCTCAGCACCATCCTTAAATAATTCGACCGAAACAGATCCTTCGTTCGTGTATCGCAGGGCGTTTGCCAGAAGATTGGAGATCAAGGCATGAAGAGCTTCTTGACTGCCAGACACCTGACAACCGTTAGCAATTTCGCAAGTGAACTGCAACTTTTTCTCTTCAAATTTGATTGCAAACTCTATCGCCTGTTGTTTGACTATTTCTGCCAGATCAATAGAGGTTGATTCTTTTGCTTCAAGAGTTTCTATCTCGGCAATCATCGACAAATCATCAATGATTCTCTGCATGCGCTCGGC
This is a stretch of genomic DNA from Candidatus Melainabacteria bacterium. It encodes these proteins:
- a CDS encoding efflux RND transporter permease subunit, with the protein product MWLIRLAMGRPITMMVVVAATVLFAVLAITRMKVDIFPTIDLPRVTVIQPYGGMDPSQMEGYMVTFYEQHFFYISGVDHVSSRSIQSAAIMDVYFQPGADMADAMAQVVAQVERSRAYMPPGTVTPFILRYDVGSVPVGYLVFSSETENLGQIQDLVYSRIRPVVSTTPGVSTPPPFGGNQRSIVVTINSRKLAEYHLNIDDVVRAINDGNAIMPSGIVRTGDMQRMASINSIVTDIQSLGDIPLQNKSGTQNVFLRDIASVKDTTDILTGYALVNGRRTVYMAISKQASASTLAVVNGVKEKVPYMQDLLPKDIKVSFEFDQSVYVTEALIGLLIEGGIGALLTGGVVLLFLRDFRSSLIVVLNIPFALLAAVVGLWASGQTINLMTLSGLSLAVGILVDEATVTIENIHSHLSLGRPLLPGIYFASLEVVVPRLLAMLSVVSVFTPSFFMVGPTKSLFVPLSLAVGLAMFASYLLSGTFVPIMCGWLLKSHKVHVDESREEHIQDLIEERLDGHVPHHKHFEHTEAEPVSKYPKHHPPKPDLMERIRGRYQRVLIRLFGIRPVILIVFVLACLSSVLIYPTLGREIFPAGNPKGFQLRLKAPVGTRFEKTEEIATSVLKTIQDDVGADNVEVSISYVGSQPPSYAISNAYMWTSGPQEAVMLVSFKDEAKVQIKPLEEQLRKQFKADFPDCDFTFEAGDIVNKVMNFGASTPIQVDVDGPRYGEVTDFARKVLDKLKDVKSLRDVGIVQPLDYPTLQVDVDRVRAGQLGVSVRDVGHALVSSTYSSRFVTPMYWRDPKSGLSYQVQVQVPQGDLNSLEAVGAIPIKTGSYAGPFMRDVAKVTFGTMPGEYDHYNMRRTVSISANLASEDLGGAAEDVRKAIDSLGKPPRGVKVHVRGQVPTMDETFVALSLGILFAIVAIFLLLVSFFQSMALAFIIVSVVPAILFGALLALFLTHTTLNVQSFMGAIMATGVGVANSILVIVFAEERRALGISAKTAAITGAGARLRPVMMTSIAMIAGMVPMALGMSEGGDRTAPLGRAVIGGLLVSTNAVLLVLPLVYALVQKKASRKTVSLLPEDNPEESDENHTQLAREEQTAGAF
- a CDS encoding TolC family protein — translated: MTKPAEFTASSAFSDVIDCPIGPGERRLSCYSHDSIRKTVFAILSYTSSLVLALFPNACLAENSGLTGLGEPAAPGSLRNPSQVMPSDHANESLNAPTGTVNPLSSNGAADLRLKMGSSGSQPVSLSQPAAPLSDSSTPSPRKDKAEPIFLKPRIEQTVIDKPFTLRGAVEYAQNNYPNILKGKSQIRAAERNVTVQKLTEYMPDSLLQYQELYASHNKLTQVFFGSPVFPAISGPAKDTSTLSPYLFSAAGVSLDWAPLDFGLHKARIQLAKRLAAQTKANYNATELDVGLTTANAFLDSVIAIQQVKAAEQNVRSFEQFSKIVEAQVNASLKPGADESLALAQLANARNDLVRAEMSRDLAFANLANSMGLGGRLVDIDSTGIADRAEPAQIQRTTPVFEEVPILQAANATVLSAIAQKKVLDKEYYPVFHLLGGFNFRSSALSPTIPGKMQSTNLAGALPVIPNYQLALIINWNFLDIFRLHQEKKVQQERIYQQQQESNLVLQNLRTQDLQSRARVKAALALAENMPVQVHASEVATQQAEARYRTGLGSVAQVAQANEVLAQSRVQDAIAKVGVWRALLSVASSHGDLRPLLSESDRIQKGL
- a CDS encoding BtpA/SgcQ family protein — translated: MFGRKCSVIGVVHLPPLPGSAAYGGSMEAVLGTALSDAMAYKDGGVDALIIENMHDVPYLRGRVEPETTAAMSVVAHAIKYETVLPIGIQILAGANLEALGVAVAAGLDFLRVEGFVFAHVGDEGVHQSCAAELIRRRAVLKAEHIKIFADIKKKHSSHAITADINLVETARHAEFFKADGVIVTGPATAHAPEEEEVSSVRAGVATHVLVGSGVDTTNIKKLAKHADALIVGSSLKYDGLWTNEVDQSRVERLIDALAAAV
- a CDS encoding kynurenine formamidase; amino-acid sequence: MSGVSMHQIYDLLSKPFRIVDISQPIKSDTACFPGDTPFSREVTVSYEQSNVINLTALKMSPHVGTHVDAPVHVRGSMTGEQETAGTMPLDAFIGPAEVIDIAPFVGAIKPEHVEKHLKTEAVRLLIRTSHQLRYHVFEESYSFLSTELVEWLAKRGTRLVGLDSPSVDHIESKTLCAHHSLLAKDIYWLENLDLTAAACGEYFLVAAPLKFMELEASPVRALLLDWSVN
- a CDS encoding efflux RND transporter periplasmic adaptor subunit, whose amino-acid sequence is MPCCWCCLSSMHWFRKKHRGRPCHFYRKITQRSRTRITLSWLEKNKLQERFRVYYLKSDIGKAAAMTILSLTLLTSCGGNRQQAPSGNSNAESVKSEGSEAGKEHHVAQLPTVPVVPVKSEMLSHKLNLPGELVAYQNVPVHAKVEGYIKSITVDRGSFVKKGQPMITIFCPELNEKVKEAEAKLSAAQSSYRQAQATLDATKSKLVEAQARADADQLTLSRLQQAAKTPGAVAQNEVDVQAKAYESDRARVESVKQEVTGAQNLVLAESHNVQAARQVLNSVRDMRGYLTICAPFDGVVTERNVHNGSIVAIGTGRDAPPLVRVQEKDHLRLVVAVPEDSVSGTKVGQKVEFSVPAFIGRNFYGTVARPGYALDSSTRTMPVELDVSNSSGELEPGMFATVHWFVSRPYQTLFVPSSAVVSDLKGTFVIRVKDNVSERIDVQKGLTMDEEVEISGNLHAGDMVALKATDELKTGTRLIAKAASKEEIEKAGKHSAAGGE